The window GCCTGCGCCGCCGGGTCGGCCACGCCAGTGGCGCCGAGTACTACTCGTCGCTGCGCACCGCCGCCGCGATCGAGGCCGCCGAGGTCGCGATCGTCCTGCTCGCCGCGGACGAGCCGCTGACCGAGCAGGACCAGCGGGTCGTCCAGATGGTCGTCGACGCCGGCCGGGCCGTCGTGCTCGCCTTCAACAAGTGGGACCTGATCGACGAGGACCGCCGGCTCACCCTCGAGAAGGAGATCACCCGCGACCTGGCCCGGGTTTCCTGGGCGCCCCGGGTGAACATCTCCGCGCGCACCGGCCGGGCGACTGACAGGCTCGCTCCCGCGCTGCGCACCTCGCTGGAGAGCTGGGGCACCCGCATCCCGACTGGCCGGCTCAACGCGTGGCTCGGTGAGGTCGTCGCCGCCACCCCGCCGCCCCCCCGCGGCGGCCGGATCCCCAAGATTCTCTTCGCCACCCAGGCCGGCGTGCGCCCCCCGCGCTTCGTCGTCTTCTCCACCGCCTTCCTGGAGCCCGGCTACCGCCGCTTCCTGGAGCGCCGCCTCCGCGAGGACTTCGGTTTCGTCGGCTCCCCGGTAGAGGTCTCCGTCCGAGTCCGCGAACGCGGCGACCGCAACCGCGACCGCTGACCCCAGCCGGAGCTCCGCCCCCAGTCACCACGCCGTGGGAAGCCACTGATTTCCAACAGAAACGGCAAGGGCCGCTGGTCGGCCGACCAGCGGCCCTACCCATGTTGTCGGCTCATGGGCGGGAGTCCCGGCCCGACGCTGGGGCTCAGCGGCTCGCCCCGGATCACCATCGCGCCTTCCGGGAAGCGAGCCCGAAGGGCAGCGACCGCCCCAACCACGCAAAACAGTGAGGGCCGCTGGTCCACAGACCAACGGCCCTGCACATCTCATCCGACCCCAAAGGTGGGGGCGCAAGCCCCGACATCGGGGCCCGGGGGTCACCCCCCGGAGCAACATCGCGGCCTACGGGAAGCTGCTCGAAGAGCAGCGAACAGCGTTCCCCAGCCCGTCGGGACGACAGGATTTGAACCTGCGACCCCTAGACCCCCAGTCTAGTGCGCTACCAAACTGCGCCACGTCCCGAGTGCACCGCCGCCGGCCCGGAAACCGTTCCGGCGACGAGGAACACCTTACCTGATCTGCGGGCTCTGTGGTTCACGGGGGCCCGTGGAGCCCGGCGGTTCGGGTCCGTGGCGGTGGGCGCCCCGACAAGGTCGGGGCGCCCACCGACGGTGGTCACCGTGGGCCGCGCGGTACCGGTCCGGCCAGGCGGAGTGGGCGTTCGCCAGGCCGGAACCGGCGCGCGCGGCGGTCTGTCCCGCGGCGGTCCGGACCACTAGGGCCGGATCGGCCGGGACAGCCGACGTCTACCGTCGGGCGGCGCCTCAGCGGGGCCGCTGTGGACGGCTGGGTCAGATGGTGCCCTGGTTGCGGCGACGGTTCGCGACGCCGACGGTCAGCAGGATGGCGCCAAGGCCGGCGCCGGCCAGCGGGAGGACGGGGGTGGAGTTGGCGGCCATGCCGCCGCCACCCGCGGCGACGCCGCCGGCGCCAGCGCCGCCGCCGCCCCCGACTCCCACCCCGACGACCCCGACGCCGACCGCGCAGCGGTCCCTGTCCTTGTCGTCAAGGATGCCGTCCTTGAACCAGTCGTCATCCTTGTCCCTGTCGCCAAGGATGCCGCCGTCCTTCCCGTCCTTGCCGTCTTTCCCGTCCCTCCCGATGCAGTCCCTGTTGTCCTTGTCCTTGTCGTTCAGGATTCCGTTGTCCTTCTTATCGCCGTTGCCGTCGTCCAAGGCCTGCGCGATCCCGAGGCCGGGCCCACCGATAGTGAGGATGAGGCTCGCGGCGCCGGACAATCCCAGCAAGGCCGCACTACGTCCCAGGCCCTTCATCAGGTCCCCTCTCTCGCAGATTGTGACCGTCACATGACTGCGAGCGCCACCATAGCTACTCCGTGGCCGAATCCTGAGCAGCCCGCATGGGCGTGGTGGGTCTCAGGTGACTGGTCCCCAGAATGAACGCGAGGTTCGGGCCGCTGGCGGTAGTTGCCTGCGGCGCCGGGGTCCGTCACGTTCCCGCCGGTTTACTCCGAAGCATTTCTCGCGATCCCGGCCGGCTTCTCCGGAATTCGGGACCACGGCGTTGGCCCAGATTGTCGCCCCCGGGCCGGCTGTCCCATTTTCCGGTAGCGTCCGGCGCGCCGTTGATTCACATCCGGATACGGCGTCAGTAGCACGGAGAACCGGCTTCGGCGCCTTAGCATCCCGGCCGTCGGGTTCCGGTCGTGCGGGAGGGTGCGGGCGTCGTGGGCGGTGCGTCAAAGCGCGGCGGACGGTCAGCTGGTTCGCGGACGGTCGCGGCGGGCGGTACGCCCGGACGGGCAGGTCTCCAGCCAGCTGGCCGCGGCGCGAGGCGCGAGCCGGCGGCCGGCTCCGGGCTTCCGCCGAACCAGCGGAACCAGCCGAACCAGCGCGTCTCCGCGGGCGAGGGCGGGCGGGCGGGGGCACCCGGCACCGCGCGCGGCCGGCAGGAACCCGCCGTCGGCCGCGCGGACGGGCTGGAGTCGCTCGAGGGCCCGGCCGAGCCCGCCCGCCTGGGCCCGGCCGGGCCCAGGCCAACCGTTCGTGCCGGCCGCCGTGGCGGCTCCTCGCCCGCCGCGCCGTTCGCGGGGCCCACCGCCGCGCCGGCCACCGGGCCGCCGGCGGGGCCTTCGGGCCGTTCCGGGCGCAGGGCCAGGCTGACCTGGCCGCTGGTGATGGCCGGGCTGGCGCTGGTGGTTCTCAGCGGGTACCGGCTGGCCGCGCCCGAGTTGTCGGCTGTCGAGGCGCCGGCGGCGGGCCGGGTGCTGCCGGCCCCGGTCGTCGCGACGAGCGGCGCGACGGTCTCCGGGCCGCCGCCGGCCACGGCGAGTCCGGTGCCGATGGTTGCGCCGCCGGTGGTGGCCGACCCGGTGCGGCTGCGGATCCCGGCGATCGCGGTGGACGCGCCCGTCGTCGGCCTCGGGCTGACCCCGCAGGGTGCCATCGACGTGCCGACCCAGTGGGGCGATGTGGGCTGGTACGACCCGGGAGTCGCCCCGGGCGCGGTGGGCCCGGCGGTGCTCGTCGGCCACTACGACTCGAAGAAGGGGCCGGCCGTCTTCTACCGGCTGCGCAGTCTGCTGCCGGGGGACCAGATGACCGTCGTCGGCGGTTCCGGGGCGAGCGTCACGTTCGTCGTCGACCGGGCGGAGACCGTGTCCAAGGCGACGTTCCCGACGCAGCGGGTCTACGGCCCGGTCACCCGCCCGG of the Pseudofrankia saprophytica genome contains:
- a CDS encoding class F sortase produces the protein MGGASKRGGRSAGSRTVAAGGTPGRAGLQPAGRGARREPAAGSGLPPNQRNQPNQRVSAGEGGRAGAPGTARGRQEPAVGRADGLESLEGPAEPARLGPAGPRPTVRAGRRGGSSPAAPFAGPTAAPATGPPAGPSGRSGRRARLTWPLVMAGLALVVLSGYRLAAPELSAVEAPAAGRVLPAPVVATSGATVSGPPPATASPVPMVAPPVVADPVRLRIPAIAVDAPVVGLGLTPQGAIDVPTQWGDVGWYDPGVAPGAVGPAVLVGHYDSKKGPAVFYRLRSLLPGDQMTVVGGSGASVTFVVDRAETVSKATFPTQRVYGPVTRPEIRIITCDGGFDEHTHHYLDNLVVYGHAIPTPVAPPAPVAPPAQGSPAAPLGVAPAAVPPPTGVPSAASPPGGPPTPPATTSAAVAPTASTSAAGGSPPAGTALPPPASSASVGPSAAVTPRPSG